The genomic stretch GTTTCCCTCGAAATCTATCAGTGCATAGCCCTTTGGAGTACCGTCCCGCATGGTGGACACAGGAACTCCATTTTCATCCAAAGTGCCTTTATACCAATCCCCTGAAGTAGTACCTACATTGTAATGATGATGCGGCTTATCCTGTTTCCAACCATCTTCCCTGAAGAAATAATCCTGCTTCTGCAAATGGGTGTGTGCAGAAAGCGAAAGGGTGTAAGGAAAATCTTCCAATAAATCAAAGATCTCCTGCCTGTCTTCATCACGGAATGAATCCCCTTCTTCTGCCAAAGGGATGTGCATAGCAATTACGATGAGATGATCCTTAGGCACATACTTCAGGTCATTTCTCAGAAAGTCTAATTGATCTGGACGCATTCCTCCCCAATATCCCTGCTGGTCTCTGGGATCAGGCCAAAGAATATCATCCAGGACAATGAAATGTACCTTCCCCACATTGTAGGCATAGGCACTTGGCCCAAAATGAGCTTCAAATGTTTCATCTGCCCATTCATCCTTGTCCACATCATAATTCTGATCGTGATTCCCCATGACATTGTACCAGGGCAAGCCAACTTTCGCCACAGCTTTGGCATAGGGAGTAAACAAATCCAGATCATCACCTACTAAATCTCCAAGTGAAAGTCCAAACGCCACATCTCGAATCCCCACCACTTCGCTTACTATTCCACGGTCAAAGAAGTCAACTTCCTCTAGCGTATAGGGCTGTGGATCACCGAAAATCAACGCAGTAAAATCATCAGCCTCCTCTGTGGCAGTCATGGCAAAGTTGATTTCCTTTGGCAAGGCTCCAGTAGGAGCCGAACCTGCATATTTTAGCTCAGGAGAGCCACTAGGCTTATGGATATAATAAAACTGAGGTTTGTTCAAAGAATCCAATGCAACTGTAAATCCGCTTGGTTTGATTACGAAGAGTAGCTGCCCATCTTTCAGGCCTATTTCGTAATAGCCTTTTTCATCTGTCTGAACTACCTCTTGGCCATTGGATACACTGACTGCCGGAAGTCCCATTTCCCGCCGCTGTTTCTTTCCATCTCCATTGGCGTCATGATAGACATAGCCCTTTGCCAGCTCCTGAGAAAAGGCAGTGAAACTTGTGAAAATCAAGGCTGCTGTCAGCCCTGTGTGCAAGATTTTTTTCATAATAATATTTTCATTTTAACAAGCATTCCTCGATTCATCTGCATTGATATGGGATTTCTCTGAAAAAGGGGAAGGGCTAAGTAAGCCCTACTTCTCCCACCATACTTTCGTATTGATATCATCAGCTCCCATTCGGGCTACGGCTACTGAATAGTTATCCGGATTATTGATCTGCACGCTTACAGGATAGCGGAACCTTACCGGAGCCTGCTGATTGTTTAGCATCCCATCATTCTTTGGAAGTACAGGCAAACCAGTTCTGCGGTATTCAAACCACTGCTGGTAATCATTAAAATATAATCCAATATACTTCTGAAGCATTATTCTTTCCAGTGAGCCGTTGTAGGCAGCTTCAGGATTTTCAAAGTAGTCTTCAGTGATCTCAATTTCCCACTGTTCCATGGCAGCTTTTACGCCATTTTCATAATGGACTGCTGCATCTGTGCCTATCACGCCGCGTTGCGCCAATTCTGCTTTGATAAATTCCACTTCAGCATATGTCAATAGTAAGGAAATCATCGGTGCTTCCACCAAAGCTCTATTGTGGTTACTCGGAAGAAACTGGAATTGATTATCATTTCCGGCATATCCACTAGGGATTCCCCTGTACCCAATAGTAGTCGTACCATCAATATCCCTGGCTTGCGTCATAAACTTGGCGCGACGAGGATCCTCGAGATTATTCAACTGATCAGCGAAAAATTCAGAAATCGAACGGAAAGTCGTGAAATCTATCGCCCTGCCCCAAGGAGAAAGATTGGGAGTCACCCCAGTTATCTGCAGTATGGCCGATTCTGCGGTGTTTTCAAACACAGGATACTCATCTGGACTGTTGATGATCATAGCAAGCTTTTCAAAAGAGCTGAACTCTTCCCTGTTCGATACTCTTAGCAACAATCTCATGTGCAGGGAATTCGTGAATTTCCTCCATTTCATCACATCATTGTGAAAAAGAATATCATCCCCATAAATCATTGTCTGGCTTACATCATAAAGCGAATTTGCCCGCTCCAAATCCTGGAAAATCTGGGTATAAACGGCTTCCTGAGTATCAAACTGAGGCTGGAAGATCCCTTCTTCTGCACGGCTAGCCTCCACCATAGGTATATCCCCAAAGCTGTCTGTGAGCTGGCTGAGACTATAGGCACGCAAAGTCAGCGCAATTGCTTCATAATTCACATCAGTATTGGAAATAGAAGAAGCTTCCATTTCCTTGATATTGATCAGCCATCTGTAATAGGTATTCCAGGTAGAATTACCCGCAGCTTCTGAAATATCATAGCGATGAATCCCTCCATTGGCACTGGGAAACGGCAAGGCTACTTGCATCACCTGGAAGGTGAAGGCGTCTGCCCTATCCGTACCAAAGCTGGATATGCCGTAAATAATCGGATTCAATAATGTACCTGGACTGATTTGATCGATCCTATTTGGATCGGTGTTGATTTTTTCAAAATCTCCGGTGCAGGAAACCGATGTCCACACCAAAGCTCCTAACAAAAGAGTAGCGATATATTTGTTCATAGTAATCATCATTTAAAACTTAAGGGTAAGGTTCACACCCATATTTCGTGTACTTGGCAGTTGTCCCATTTCTATTCCCGGCAGCAATGTTCCTCCATTCAGAGCGGCAGTTTCCGGATCAAACATTGGGAACTTAGTCCACATGGCCAGGTCACGGCCATAAAGTGCGATAGAAGCCTGACGAATACCTGTTTTTTGAAGAAGGCTGACAGGAACTCCATATTCAACTCTCATTTCACGTAACTTGATAAAAGAAGCGTCAAAGGAATTGGACTCTACATTGGCTCTTCTATAATATTCTGTATAGTAATCAGCAAGGTTTACCTCTGCGGTATTAGGCGAATAGGTCCCATCTCCGTTATCCACCACTCCTTCACCGATGATAAATCCGTCTTCCCTTCCTTTTAGGGTATGCGTAAGCTTTCCTTGTTCAGACATTTTATGGTGTGTCTGGGAATACACAATCCCTCCATATTGTCCATCGAACAAAATGCTCATCCGGAGATTTTTATAGACAAACTCATTTCTGAATCCACCTTTCCACTTAGCGTAGGCATTTCCCTGATACTCGATCTCCGCAGGTCTTAGAGGGAGACCGTTTGCCCCGTACACAATTAGCCCCTCTGGAGATCTCACGAAGCCAAAACCGTATATATCTCCGGTAGTACCTCCTACTTTAGCCAGTATAGTCGCATTCCCCCCGTTCCCTATTACCTGGCTACCATCTACTTCATCCGGCAGAGAAAGTACTTCATTCTTGTTTTTGGCCCAGGTGACAAATGAATTCCACTGAAAATTATTCGTTTTTACCGGACTCCCATTCAACACAAGTTCCACTCCTCGATTCTGGACTTTGCCTGCATTCAGTATCGCCCTGGAGTATCCTGAAGTGATATCTACCGGCACTTCCAAAATCTGGTTTTTGGTCTCTGAAATGTAGTAATTCACATCAAAGCCCACTCTTCTATTGAAGAAGATCATCTCCAATCCCGTCTCAAAACTGGTAGTGATTTCAGGCTTGAAGCCCACGTTGTACAAGGTTGAGGGGACGGAAGCGGATCCTGGAAATTCGCTCTGCCCATAGTACTTTGAAGTACGGTAAGGATCCGTATCATTCCCTACCTGAGCTCCTGACACTCTAAGTTTGGCGAAGGAGATTTCACTTGGTAGCACTAACATATCCGAAAGCACAAAGCTGGTGCTTACCGAAGGATAGAAAAAGCTGTTGTTTTGAGTAGGCAACGTGCTTGACCAGTCATTTCTTCCCGTGATGTCCACAAATATTTTTTCGTCAAAATCCAATGTCACCAATCCATAGAGAGAGTTGATCACTCGGTTGTTATCATTGGTAGAAAGAACGGGATTGTTGATACCATTTGCGAGCTTATAGACTCCCGGGATCACCAGGCCATCCACATAAGCTGACATCATACGGTATTTCCGGGTCATGTGGTTAGCTCCCACACTTGCTCTCAAGGAGATTTTCTCAGCCAGTTTACCATTGTAAGTGAACAAGAAATCTGAGTTCTGCTCATAGTTGGTGATATTCTGCTCTTTGAAATATCCTCTTTGGAAATTCGCCGTGCTATATGGTCTCTGCTGGGCCCGTTCTTCCTGACTCATCGCCAAACCAGTCCTCACCATCAATTCAAAATGGTCGCTAAAGGTGTAATTGGCAGACAAGTTCCCAAAAACCGAATTGTTATTCACGGAGTTGGTCATCTCATAAGCAATCAAATAAGGATTGTCTATGAAAGAACTAAACGGGTGGACCTGATCTACATTTTCCTGCCCTTCCCTCCAGATAGGTCTATACCATTCCAGATCAATACTTGGGTTTTGAAAGATCATGAAATAGGAAATAGACTGGTTGTTATAGCCTGTGGCCGGAAGGTTGTCCGAATTCTTATTCGTGTAATTTACCTTGGCATTCAACTTCAGCCGCTTGCTGATCTGCTGAGAAGCAGAAAGTGAAGCTACCAGGCGGTCAAATCCTGTATTCGGCATGATCCATTCATTCTTGGTCTGGGTGATAGATGCTCTCAAGGAACCACCTTCGTTTGCCCCTTCCAGAGATACACTGTTGATCATATTGAATCCTGTCCTCCAAAATCCGGTCACATTATCCCGGTATGGTCTCCACAGTTGTCGCTCTGCAGATTGTCCCTCTAGAGTAGGATCATACTGAAAATAAGACTGGCCGTCAAACTTAGGGCCAAAGGCACTGCTGGTGCCTCCTGTGCTTGAACCATCTTCAGAAGCACCGTAGCTGTAGTACAATTCGCCTTCGGAATTAAAAGCTCTGCCTGTTCCCTGGCCATATTCGTATTGGCGGTCAGGCCATTTAAGCACATCCTGAAAACTGAAGTTGGAATTAATGGTCACCCCAAGCCCTTTGCTTTTTTTAGAACCACTCTTGGTGGTCACGATCAAAGCGCCATTGGCTGCACGGCTCCCATACAGCGCAGTAGCACTTGCCCCTTTCAGCACAGTGATGTTTTCAATATCATCAGGATTGATGTCGGCTATTCCATTTCCGAAATCAATGGGAACATCGTTTCCTGAGCCTGCGCCATAGGCATTGCTTACCCCGGAAGAAGTGAGGCCTGAATTCATGGGAACGCCATCCACGACGATCAACGCAAAATTCCCATTTGGATTAAGGGAATTGTCCCCTCTTAGACTGATCTGCGAAGAATTCATCGGCCCGGAGCCTGCGGATAGCACATTCAAACCAGCAACTTTTCCCCGGAGTGCATCAGACCAATTATTTGACCTGGCATCGAGCAGTTCCTCGGAGTCCACCTTTTGCGTAGCGTAACCCAATGCTTTTTCTTCTCTTTTGATCCCCAGCGCTGTAACCACAACTTCTCCTAACACATCATCGTCCAATCTCAATCTGATAGTGAGGTCAGTCTGATTGGAAGCCTGCACCTCTTGCTGGTCATAGCCCACGTAAGAGAACACCAAAATCTGGCCCTCATCGACAGAGAGTGTAAACTTCCCGTCCAGATCTGTGGTGGTACCCGTGGAAGTGCCTTTGATGATAATATTCACACCGGGCAGTTTTTCACCGGATTCTTCATCTACTACAATCCCAGAGATATTCACTTTCTCTGATGTGATCGTCTGCAGTGTGGATCTCTTCTTGTCGCTCACCGCTATGGTAGAGTTGATCTGCTTGAATTTCAGGTTTGACTGGCCTGAAATTTCCTCAAGGATAGTCTGCAAGTCTGTCCGGGTTTTGGAATAAGACACTTTTGTGTTAAGCGCCAATCCCTTTTCGTAGGAAAACTTAAATCCTGTCTGGCTCTCTATCTGTGAAAACGACTCTGAAAGAGCCATTTTGCTAGCACTGAATGAGACTATAGTCTCCTCCAATTTCTGAGCATGAAGGTCACCGGCAAACACCATGGTGTGCATCCAGCAACTGAGTAAGCAAGCCGTAAATAATCTCATAATTAAGGTTCTTAAGGCAGGTGGTAACTTTTTTTTCATATTTTTAAGTGTTCATGTGATTAACTGTCTGAAGCATTTATTTACTGGAACAGAATGGATTCGTTGGTGCGGATCCATTCATTTTTTAGGGGCAGTTTTTGAAGGTTAGGGTTACATTTTTTTCGTGAATTTGGTACTGAAGCGGGATCGAGTACTGAATCAGTTGAAGTATGCTCTCCAAGCTTTGATTTTCATAAGTCCCTGAAATCTTACAAGAATTAGATGATTTGAGATCTGCAATGATTTTCACACCATACCATTCTTCCAGCGTTTTGATCATTTCTTTCATGGGAGTATTATGGAATACCAAAATATCCTCCGTCCAGAAGAACAATGGATCATTTTCGGCGATAGTTGACACAGCCCCGGCTTTTTCTACATAGTCAAGCCGAAGATTAGGAGTAAGCATAAAAACCGAGTCCACCTGATCGGAGACCTTTACCAGCCCGGTTTTCACAGCCACTACTTCCTGCTGATCGGGCTGGTTCCTGATCAAAAATGAAGTGCCGAGTACCTCTGTAGTAAGGTTGGCAGACTCCACTCTGAAAGGATGTAGCGTATCTTTCTTTACTTCGAAAAAAGCTTCTCCGGATAGTGAAATCAATCTGTTTTCCGAGAAGTTTTTGGCCACTTTGATAGTGGAATTATGGAATAGACTGACTGTGGATCCGTCGGGCAGGCGGACATTTTTGATCATTCCATAGCCATTTTCAAAAGTGATAAAAGCAGGTTCTGAATCTTCTGCAGGGATAGAAGACGAGAGCTTCACTGCCAATAGACCGATACCGATGAGAAAAACAGTACACGCTGCAACTTTCCATCCGGCAAAATCCCTTTTGGATACAGGATTATGTGAATGAAGATGGGCGGACTTCTTGATTTTTTGGAGCAGCTCCTCCTCTACCTGCTCCTTACTTCGATTCTTATAGTCCTGAATTTGCCACTTGGCATCCATCCCCTGATCATACCAGGAATTGAACTGCCGCACTTCTTCTTTAGAAGCTTTTCCTCTTAGTATTCTGAAAATGATGCCCGAAAGGGCAGATGGTAATCTCATGAGTAATTGTCTTTCACTTATTAAGTGCAAAAGACCTCCTTCGACTACCGCCCGATTTGATTATCTAATCATGAAATATGCCTGATCAAAAATTAATTTACCCTTAACAAAGAAGCTTTCAGACAAGGAGGTATACAGCAAGTGCAGGAGCCAAATGTTTCAATTCACCACGCATGATTTTGAGGGATTTGCTCAGCTGATTGTGGACAGTCTGAGGAGAAATCTTAAGTTTATCTGCGATTTCATCTACAGAATAACCTTCCAGTCGGCTCATCCGAAAGACCAGCTGCGCACGGGGAGGAAGCATTTCAGCAGCGATTTCTATCTCATGGAAAAGCTCCTCAAATCCAAAAACATCCTCTTCATAATAGGCCTCAGGAAGGTGATGGCTGTTATCCTTTCTTACTTTGGCCAGCCCGTCAAAGTGCTTCATGACCTGATATTTCACCGCTGTCAATAGATAGGCCTTTATTCCTGATTTTATTTCCAAGGACTCCCTTCTCTGCCAGATATCTATAAAAATCTCCTGAAGAATATCCTCCACGATAGCCTGATCCCCTATTTTGCTATAGGCACTCTGGTACATGAGCTCCCAATTATCCTTGAAAACCTGTTCGAAATGTGCTGTATTCTGAAAAGTGGACATAATCCTTTAGCTATTACCCAAAAATAATTCGGCTGAAGGTTAAAGCTGAAAATGGTAGGTTATGATATTATTAAGAGAAGCTGTTTACTAGTTGCAGGTCGTTCATTTTATAAGAAAATTTCATGGTAGAAATTACAATTTAGAGTTAAAAAAATCACCACCCTATCTGCGAAGAGCTGCGTCCTTTCCCGTAATAATCTGCGTAAATCTATAAGCCTGCCAAAAACCATCCCCCTCCACCTAGACTTACCTATACTGAAATGAACTCTCAACCCAAATTTTGAATTAGAGCTATAACTTTTAAAAGATCAATAAAATGCAATCACTACAAGGAAAAACCGCGCTCATCACCGGCGCAGGAAAAGGATTAGGCAAGGCAATTTCACTGGCTTTAGCCAAAGAAGGTGTTCATTTGGCGCTTTTATCAAGGACAGAATCAGACTTACTTGCCGTCAAAGAAACCGTGGCAGGAATAGACTCTTCTCTGAAAGTTGCAATCGCAGTAGCAGATCAGTCTGATTTCTCCAGCATCAAGCCAGCGATTGCCTCACTGATCTCTGAACTGGGAGAACCCGATATTTTGGTCAACAATGCAGGAGGTGGGAAATTCGGGAAATTCCTTGATCTGGAAGTGAGCGAATGGGAAAACATCATTAAGGTCAATTTACTCGGGGTGTATTATGTCATACACGAAGTCCTTCCAGGCATGCTTGCCCGCAAGTCAGGCGATATCGTAAATGTTTCCTCCACTGCAGGCCAAAAAGGAAATGCGATGACCAGTGCTTATAGTGCTTCCAAGTTTGGACTGAACGGACTGACAGAGTCCCTCATGCAGGAAGTGCGCAAATCAGACATCCGTGTCTTCAGCATGACACCAAGCACAATTGCTACTGACCTGGCGATCGGAAACAACCTGACCGATGGCAACCCTGACAAAGTATTACAACCTGAGGATTTTGCCGAGCTGCTTGTAGCCCACTTGAAACTTCCGAAAAGAGCTTTGGTCAAAAACGTGGAGTTCTGGTCAACAAATCCATAAGATTTGCAAGAATCCATAAATGCAATATTGTTGCATTTATGGATTCTGTTTTTACCTTTGTGTCTCTAACTGGATAAAAAATGGAAGCAAGCAAATTTGATATAATCATCATAGGAGGAAGTTATTCAGGACTGTCAGCGGCGATGGCACTGGGTAGATCTTTGAGGAAGGTGTTGGTGATAGATGCCGGCAACCCCTGCAACCGACAAACTCCGCATTCCCACAACTTTTTGACTCAGGATGGAAGAACTCCGGCAGAGATCTCTGCTCTTGCCAGGCAGCAAGTGGAGCAATACAACACGGTTTCATTCTTGTCCGGCAATGCGGTATCCGCCAAAAAATCGGGGGATGGCTTTGAAATCCAAACCGAGGATGGAGAAGTATTCCAAAGCAAAAAATTGATTCTCGCCACGGGGGTCCAGGATATTATGCCAGATATTCCCGGCTTTGCCGAGTGCTGGGGAATATCCGTAATCCATTGTCCCTATTGTCATGGCTATGAAGTGAGAAATCAGAAAACCGGGATTTTAGCAAATGGGGACTTCGGATTTGAGTTTGGCAAAATGATCACCAATTGGACAAAGGATCTGACACTCTTTACGAATGGAAAATCAACTTTGACAGCGGAGCAAACCACTAAACTAACAGCAAAAGGGGTGACTGTTATTGAAACTGAGATTGATCATATTTCCCACCTAAACGGAAATCTTGAACGGCTGATACTCAAAGATGGGACAAACATCCCCTTGCAAGCTTTATACGCCAAGGCTGACTTTGTGCAAAGTTCAAACATCCCTTCCAGCCTTGGGGTTGAGTTGACTGATCACGGTCATATCAAGGTGGATCCCATGCAGAACACATCTATCCCAGGAATATATGCCTGTGGGGATAATACCACCCAATTCAGGTCAGTATCCTATGCCGTATCTACAGGCACTATGGCTGGAGCGGCATGCAATAAGGAATTGATAGCCGAGGAGTTTTAAAAATCCCAAAATATTCTCAAGCTTTAAAGGGCAGACAAATTTCAACCTCTTTATCACAGAAGGTCCACCTGGTTACGGCGGGCCTTCTCTTTCTTCTACACGGTGATTTATTGACAAAAGTCAAGGGCAACTTTTTGTGATATTAGGTAGATTTGATAAACCCAAAATATTCTCCTGCATTATGAAAAACGCGCGAATCTTTCTGCTCTCCATATTTTCTGTTTGTATTCTCAGCTGTAGCAGTTCATCCAATGAGCAGACCTTCGACAGCTCCAAGTTACCAAGAATGAGTCAGGAGCAAACGGAGAAAATCGTCGAGGATTTCATTATGGTGGAAGATGGAGCTACCATAGAAATTCCGGCTGGCTTTTATGAATTCAATACCCAGCTGATACTGGATAACAAGTCAAAAATCACTATCAAAGGTGCCGGACTAAGGGAAACAGTCCTCTCCTTCAAAAACCTAAAATCAGGAGGGGAAGGCATCAAACTAGTAGGAAACAACATCACCATAGAGGATCTTACGGTAGAGGATGCCCCTGGCGACGGCGTGAAAGCCCAGCATACAGATGGGATTACTTTCCGCAGGATCAATGTCACCTGGACCAACGGGGATAAATCCAAAAACGGAACCTATGCCATCTATCCTGTGCAGTGTAAGAATGTGATGATTGATGAGGTGATAGCCTCGCATTCACGTGACGCCGGAATCTACGTAGGACAGTCTGAAAATATCATTGTTAAAAATTCTCTTGCTTTTGGTAATGTGGCAGGAATAGAAATAGAGAACTGTGACAATGCAGAGGTATTCGGTAACGTTGCCCGTGACAATGCCGGCGGTATTTTGGTTTTCAATTTACCCGGTTTGCCAAAAGCTGACGGTGCAAGAGCCAAAATCTACAACAATGACATTATTGAAAACAACCACGAAAATTTTGCCACAGCAATCGGAGAAGGGCCAAATGGAAACACAGTGACCATGATTCCTCCCGGATCAGGAGTAATTCTATTGGCTGCCAAAGAAGTAGAGATCTACAACAACCGGATTCTCAGAAACAAAACCACCGGTGTGGCCATCGCCAGTTACCAGATCACAGGATTCCCAAGCGACGCGCCCAACTGGTCTCCCTATACGACTGACATCTACATTCATGACAATGAGTATGACCGCACAAAAGGATTCCCTGATCTAAGCAGAGAACTGGGGCAATTAATAAGCATATACAATGCACATGGCAAAGCCAGGACCCAGGATATTATTTACGATGGAATCTGGGATGAGGAAATCAGTAATGACATCACGACAAACCCTATGCGGATCTGCCTTGCTGAGAAAGGATTGGAGGATCTCTATTTCACTCGATTTGATTTTTCAGAAGGTGAAGATAACATCAAGGCATTTTCCGATGCTTCCCCTTTCCAAAACTGCACTATACCAGTAAGCACCAATGTAAGCGCAATTGCAGAAATGTAATGGGATATAATAAGATTTTCTGGCCATTGAATTTTGTGCTGGCTCTGCTGCTGGTTGTAAGTGCATGTACGACCGAATCATCAAGTAAGAAGATCAAAGAAATTGCTCTGGAAGATGAACTTGCTGATGGAAGATTTCCATACAAAAGACTATCAACCTATGGCTTCTTTTCAGGAGAATTACATGAATTCATACCTGCAGATGAAGTAATCCCCTATCGGCCGGCCTCATCCCTTTTCACTGATTATGCCTTGAAAAGCCGCTTTATATCCTTTCCGGAAGGTGAAAAAGCCATCCTTGAGTCTAATGAAATCAACTTTCCGATAGGCACTGTGCTGATCAAAAATTTCTACTATCCAGCTGACTTTCGCAAGCCTGAGGAAAACAGAAGAATCATAGAAACCAGGCTTTTAATCAATTCTGACAAAGGATGGGAAGCATTTCCTTATATCTGGAATGAAAATCAGACAGATGCGATATTAAAAGTAGTGGGAGCAGACACTGAAGTTGCTTTCATAGATTATAATGGCAAAGATCAGGTAATCAACTACCTCGTCCCAAATAAAAACCAATGCAAAACCTGTCATAACCGAAACGAGACTTTAGTACCTATAG from Algoriphagus sp. NG3 encodes the following:
- a CDS encoding calcineurin-like phosphoesterase family protein, whose amino-acid sequence is MKKILHTGLTAALIFTSFTAFSQELAKGYVYHDANGDGKKQRREMGLPAVSVSNGQEVVQTDEKGYYEIGLKDGQLLFVIKPSGFTVALDSLNKPQFYYIHKPSGSPELKYAGSAPTGALPKEINFAMTATEEADDFTALIFGDPQPYTLEEVDFFDRGIVSEVVGIRDVAFGLSLGDLVGDDLDLFTPYAKAVAKVGLPWYNVMGNHDQNYDVDKDEWADETFEAHFGPSAYAYNVGKVHFIVLDDILWPDPRDQQGYWGGMRPDQLDFLRNDLKYVPKDHLIVIAMHIPLAEEGDSFRDEDRQEIFDLLEDFPYTLSLSAHTHLQKQDYFFREDGWKQDKPHHHYNVGTTSGDWYKGTLDENGVPVSTMRDGTPKGYALIDFEGNQYKIRYQVAGKSSDYQMEIFAPKVLEKDKRTTAGIFVNFFMGGEGDEVLIRFDEGEWKAMGKVEDYDPSYLVDLFEWDVTEELIEGRRPSNPAQSKHLWRGAIPAKLKAGEHVVRIQATDRFGQVHSGEAKFKVVEKK
- a CDS encoding SusD/RagB family nutrient-binding outer membrane lipoprotein: MNKYIATLLLGALVWTSVSCTGDFEKINTDPNRIDQISPGTLLNPIIYGISSFGTDRADAFTFQVMQVALPFPSANGGIHRYDISEAAGNSTWNTYYRWLINIKEMEASSISNTDVNYEAIALTLRAYSLSQLTDSFGDIPMVEASRAEEGIFQPQFDTQEAVYTQIFQDLERANSLYDVSQTMIYGDDILFHNDVMKWRKFTNSLHMRLLLRVSNREEFSSFEKLAMIINSPDEYPVFENTAESAILQITGVTPNLSPWGRAIDFTTFRSISEFFADQLNNLEDPRRAKFMTQARDIDGTTTIGYRGIPSGYAGNDNQFQFLPSNHNRALVEAPMISLLLTYAEVEFIKAELAQRGVIGTDAAVHYENGVKAAMEQWEIEITEDYFENPEAAYNGSLERIMLQKYIGLYFNDYQQWFEYRRTGLPVLPKNDGMLNNQQAPVRFRYPVSVQINNPDNYSVAVARMGADDINTKVWWEK
- a CDS encoding SusC/RagA family TonB-linked outer membrane protein, which codes for MKKKLPPALRTLIMRLFTACLLSCWMHTMVFAGDLHAQKLEETIVSFSASKMALSESFSQIESQTGFKFSYEKGLALNTKVSYSKTRTDLQTILEEISGQSNLKFKQINSTIAVSDKKRSTLQTITSEKVNISGIVVDEESGEKLPGVNIIIKGTSTGTTTDLDGKFTLSVDEGQILVFSYVGYDQQEVQASNQTDLTIRLRLDDDVLGEVVVTALGIKREEKALGYATQKVDSEELLDARSNNWSDALRGKVAGLNVLSAGSGPMNSSQISLRGDNSLNPNGNFALIVVDGVPMNSGLTSSGVSNAYGAGSGNDVPIDFGNGIADINPDDIENITVLKGASATALYGSRAANGALIVTTKSGSKKSKGLGVTINSNFSFQDVLKWPDRQYEYGQGTGRAFNSEGELYYSYGASEDGSSTGGTSSAFGPKFDGQSYFQYDPTLEGQSAERQLWRPYRDNVTGFWRTGFNMINSVSLEGANEGGSLRASITQTKNEWIMPNTGFDRLVASLSASQQISKRLKLNAKVNYTNKNSDNLPATGYNNQSISYFMIFQNPSIDLEWYRPIWREGQENVDQVHPFSSFIDNPYLIAYEMTNSVNNNSVFGNLSANYTFSDHFELMVRTGLAMSQEERAQQRPYSTANFQRGYFKEQNITNYEQNSDFLFTYNGKLAEKISLRASVGANHMTRKYRMMSAYVDGLVIPGVYKLANGINNPVLSTNDNNRVINSLYGLVTLDFDEKIFVDITGRNDWSSTLPTQNNSFFYPSVSTSFVLSDMLVLPSEISFAKLRVSGAQVGNDTDPYRTSKYYGQSEFPGSASVPSTLYNVGFKPEITTSFETGLEMIFFNRRVGFDVNYYISETKNQILEVPVDITSGYSRAILNAGKVQNRGVELVLNGSPVKTNNFQWNSFVTWAKNKNEVLSLPDEVDGSQVIGNGGNATILAKVGGTTGDIYGFGFVRSPEGLIVYGANGLPLRPAEIEYQGNAYAKWKGGFRNEFVYKNLRMSILFDGQYGGIVYSQTHHKMSEQGKLTHTLKGREDGFIIGEGVVDNGDGTYSPNTAEVNLADYYTEYYRRANVESNSFDASFIKLREMRVEYGVPVSLLQKTGIRQASIALYGRDLAMWTKFPMFDPETAALNGGTLLPGIEMGQLPSTRNMGVNLTLKF
- a CDS encoding FecR family protein → MRLPSALSGIIFRILRGKASKEEVRQFNSWYDQGMDAKWQIQDYKNRSKEQVEEELLQKIKKSAHLHSHNPVSKRDFAGWKVAACTVFLIGIGLLAVKLSSSIPAEDSEPAFITFENGYGMIKNVRLPDGSTVSLFHNSTIKVAKNFSENRLISLSGEAFFEVKKDTLHPFRVESANLTTEVLGTSFLIRNQPDQQEVVAVKTGLVKVSDQVDSVFMLTPNLRLDYVEKAGAVSTIAENDPLFFWTEDILVFHNTPMKEMIKTLEEWYGVKIIADLKSSNSCKISGTYENQSLESILQLIQYSIPLQYQIHEKNVTLTFKNCP
- a CDS encoding sigma-70 family RNA polymerase sigma factor, with amino-acid sequence MSTFQNTAHFEQVFKDNWELMYQSAYSKIGDQAIVEDILQEIFIDIWQRRESLEIKSGIKAYLLTAVKYQVMKHFDGLAKVRKDNSHHLPEAYYEEDVFGFEELFHEIEIAAEMLPPRAQLVFRMSRLEGYSVDEIADKLKISPQTVHNQLSKSLKIMRGELKHLAPALAVYLLV
- a CDS encoding 3-ketoacyl-ACP reductase — its product is MQSLQGKTALITGAGKGLGKAISLALAKEGVHLALLSRTESDLLAVKETVAGIDSSLKVAIAVADQSDFSSIKPAIASLISELGEPDILVNNAGGGKFGKFLDLEVSEWENIIKVNLLGVYYVIHEVLPGMLARKSGDIVNVSSTAGQKGNAMTSAYSASKFGLNGLTESLMQEVRKSDIRVFSMTPSTIATDLAIGNNLTDGNPDKVLQPEDFAELLVAHLKLPKRALVKNVEFWSTNP
- a CDS encoding NAD(P)/FAD-dependent oxidoreductase; this translates as MEASKFDIIIIGGSYSGLSAAMALGRSLRKVLVIDAGNPCNRQTPHSHNFLTQDGRTPAEISALARQQVEQYNTVSFLSGNAVSAKKSGDGFEIQTEDGEVFQSKKLILATGVQDIMPDIPGFAECWGISVIHCPYCHGYEVRNQKTGILANGDFGFEFGKMITNWTKDLTLFTNGKSTLTAEQTTKLTAKGVTVIETEIDHISHLNGNLERLILKDGTNIPLQALYAKADFVQSSNIPSSLGVELTDHGHIKVDPMQNTSIPGIYACGDNTTQFRSVSYAVSTGTMAGAACNKELIAEEF